The following DNA comes from Simkania negevensis Z.
ACCCTCTCTTGAAAAGATGTAAAATATACTCGTGACAATTGAAACTTAGAGAATTTGACAAAGAGGCTCCTCAATATTTTCATTCGGAACGAGTATATACTCAGAACTCAGGTTATTTGAAAATTTGTGATTTATGGATCCAATTCCCGGACTAAGTTCTCTTTTAATTCCTATCGAACCGACTTTTAAAGGGATCATTCGATCTTCTTGCATCAATTTCAGCGAATGGATCATCTCATTGCCCTTCGGAAATCCTTCCTTTGAATATTCGACTGATTTGACCTTGAGAGAAGTAGAAACAACCACACTGCAAAAAGTCCTACGCGTGATAACAACAGCACTTTTTGCTTTCATTTGCTATCAAACAAAGCCTGCAATTTTTGCCCTTGTTATCCTTCCCAAAATCTACCACCGATACACCCTCCCTGAAAAGAAACCTTCACCGCCTTCCCCTCCTCATCCTACACCTCCTGCACATCATTCTTCTGAAGAAAAAATATTCGGCTCATTAAACTCTCAAGAAAAAATTCAGATTTCATGTCTCCTTCCGCTCATCGATTTTTTCTTGAATCTCAAAGACTTTGGAGCGGCTCACCATGTTGTGAAAACGGCTGGCTATGAAATCTACTCTCAAGCCCCAACATTGGGTTTAAAAGAACTCGAAATCTACGTTTTGGAAGGAAACACGAAGGAAGCCAAAGCATCCGCTCAAAACCTCACATCTGGCATCAAAACCGCCGAAACCATGAAAGCTCTTCTCCCACAAATTATTCAGCAGCTAATTCGTGGTGGACACATCGACCTTGCTCATGAGCTCGCTCTTAAATATCCAACCGAAGGTTCTGAGGCTCAATTCCTCCTTGTAGCTCATCATCTGTCTACAGGAAATAACGCAAAAGCAGACGTTTTCTTAGATCAGTACAAGGTCGATCAACGAAAACAATTGATAGACTACTTTAAAGAAATGAAACAATATGCACTGGCCCTTTTAATTGCAGAAAACACTCCTGGGTATTTTTTCCCTGACCTTGAAAAAGCTTTGCTCTGCGCAAATACCGGGCAGAGTGAAAGCGCACGTGCATTGATAGAAAATTTTAAAATCGAAGAGAAATACCCCCCTTTCGTAGTCCGCTACGCACAGGTATTAAGAGCTCTAGGAGAGCATGGAAAAGCATTGAATATTGTTACAGAGCTTTTTCTCTCTTTCAAGGAAACAGACCCTACGCACAACTATTGTAAAAAACTCATTGCAGATCTTGTATTTGAAGAAAAAGATCTCGACCGCCTCAGACTCATCCTTGACGGAGTTAAAGAGGTCTATTTTGTAGATAATGTCTATGAATTCTACATCCAGCTTTGCAAAGAGCAGAAAAAACCAGACCTCCTTCTTGACGTGCTTCAGAAACACAATCTCTCTTACTCAAATAAAGAGGCTGTCCAATTGGGACAATTTGAAATCTACCTTGATCTGGATCAACTAGACAACGCGAAAGACATTCTAAAACACCTTCTTTTTCTCAAAAGGCAAGCCCTTTTACTCTTATGTCGGTATTATGCAAAAAAAGGACTCTTTGAGGAGGCTCAGCAATCATTAATGGCAATTGTAGATCCTCTAACCTCCACTCGAGCCAAAGTGCACATCGCAGAGGAGCTTTTCAAAAGAAGCTCTAAGGAAGGACTTAAGTTTTCAGGTGAGATTTTAGAGAAAGTTCTCAACATGCCAACCGAAGCTTGATATCAGTTTCACATTCTGATAAAATTATCTCCTTACAAACAAAAATTTTCTTATGAAAAAAACAACTTATTTTAATCTCGCGACACTTATTGCCCTTTTGCTTGGAATTTTAGCTGGATCCTTTTCAAACACCTACATCCATGAACTGAGCCTCTCCATTTCTGAAATCTTCCTCAAGATGTTAAAATTCATCAGTTTGCCAATGATTTTCTTGGCCATCGTTTCTACAATGACCCAAATGAAAAGCTTGTCAGAAGCAAGATTCATGCTACGAAAAATCTTAAAGTACACCATTGCTACCACTCTCGTAGCGGCTACAATTGGCCTTTTGCTCTTTCTCCTCGTGCGCCCTAATCCCCTCGCATCAGAAGCTGCTACAACCTCTCTTCAACCTCAAGGAAGTTATTTGAGCTTTCTCTCAAAGATCATTCCTTCTAGTTTGATTGAACCGTTTATCGAAAATAATGTCTTGGGAATGGCCTTCATTGCGATGGTCTTTAGCATCTCCATTTTAAAACTTCCTGAGAAAACAACCCAAACAGTGAAGGACTTTTTTCAAGGGCTCTTTCATGCCTTGCTCAAAGCCACAAGTTGGCTAATCACCATCATGCCAATTGGGATCTTCGCCTTCACCGTTCAGTTCACTGAAAACATCCGCTCCCATCAAGAAGACCTCAAAAAGTTACTCTTGTACGGTCTAGTTGTCGTAGCAGCCAACTTAGTTCAGGGGTTTATTGTTCTACCCCTTCTTTTAAGATGGAAAAAGATCTCTCCGATCCGGATCGCTCGAGGAATGATGCCAGCTCTTACAACTGCCTTTTTTACAAAGTCGTCAAACGCATCGCTTCCCCTAGCTTTGGAGTGTGCAAAAAATCGCCTGAAGCTTTCGGACAAAACAGCGCAATTTAGCTTCCCCCTTTGCTCGATTATCAATATGAATGGATGCGCTGCCTTCATTTTAATTACCATCTTGTTCGTCTGCACAGGGCACGGAATCACATTTTCCCCTTTTGAGCTCATTGGCTGGGTCTTTCTTGCTACTCTCGCAGCAATTGGGAATGCAGGTGTTCCCATGGGATGCTATTTCCTCACAACGGCTTTCTTAATTGGCATGGGTGTCCCGATTGAAATGATGGGAATCATTCTTCCCCTCTATTCCCTATTCGACATGGTTGAAACAGCTCTCAATGTCTGGTCCGACAGCTGCGTCACAGTTGTCGTAGATCAAGAGCTCAAAGAAAGATCTTTGGGGAAGGAACATCATCCTGTTAGAGCTTAGACAGCGTCATCTCTATCTAGATTTAATTCCTACCAAAAATTTGAACCATATTATGACGAGGAGTTCTAGTAAAATTCCCAAAAATATGAACTTTATTATAGACCTTCTTACATGCAATATAGACCGTATGCGGACCAATTCTGGTCTTTTCTTGACATACAATCTCTGTAGAAGGCCTTTGTTGGAAATAACGGCTGAAAGTTAAAATGATAATCGCTTCGATAACAGTTGGGGCATACAGTTTAACATCGCTATGACAAGGATCCTTTGTAGACTCTCCGATAATCATCCAATAAGTTTGATCAATATTCAAAAGCATCTC
Coding sequences within:
- a CDS encoding tetratricopeptide repeat protein; the protein is MDPIPGLSSLLIPIEPTFKGIIRSSCINFSEWIISLPFGNPSFEYSTDLTLREVETTTLQKVLRVITTALFAFICYQTKPAIFALVILPKIYHRYTLPEKKPSPPSPPHPTPPAHHSSEEKIFGSLNSQEKIQISCLLPLIDFFLNLKDFGAAHHVVKTAGYEIYSQAPTLGLKELEIYVLEGNTKEAKASAQNLTSGIKTAETMKALLPQIIQQLIRGGHIDLAHELALKYPTEGSEAQFLLVAHHLSTGNNAKADVFLDQYKVDQRKQLIDYFKEMKQYALALLIAENTPGYFFPDLEKALLCANTGQSESARALIENFKIEEKYPPFVVRYAQVLRALGEHGKALNIVTELFLSFKETDPTHNYCKKLIADLVFEEKDLDRLRLILDGVKEVYFVDNVYEFYIQLCKEQKKPDLLLDVLQKHNLSYSNKEAVQLGQFEIYLDLDQLDNAKDILKHLLFLKRQALLLLCRYYAKKGLFEEAQQSLMAIVDPLTSTRAKVHIAEELFKRSSKEGLKFSGEILEKVLNMPTEA
- a CDS encoding dicarboxylate/amino acid:cation symporter yields the protein MKKTTYFNLATLIALLLGILAGSFSNTYIHELSLSISEIFLKMLKFISLPMIFLAIVSTMTQMKSLSEARFMLRKILKYTIATTLVAATIGLLLFLLVRPNPLASEAATTSLQPQGSYLSFLSKIIPSSLIEPFIENNVLGMAFIAMVFSISILKLPEKTTQTVKDFFQGLFHALLKATSWLITIMPIGIFAFTVQFTENIRSHQEDLKKLLLYGLVVVAANLVQGFIVLPLLLRWKKISPIRIARGMMPALTTAFFTKSSNASLPLALECAKNRLKLSDKTAQFSFPLCSIINMNGCAAFILITILFVCTGHGITFSPFELIGWVFLATLAAIGNAGVPMGCYFLTTAFLIGMGVPIEMMGIILPLYSLFDMVETALNVWSDSCVTVVVDQELKERSLGKEHHPVRA